Genomic window (Nitrosophilus kaiyonis):
GATAAACTTTTAATATCTCCAGAAGATGAAAGGGATGTTTTATTTGCACAACATATTTATAAAAATCTAATACACAAAAATAGGAAGATAGAATGCGTATGGAGCGGAAAGGCAATAGCAAATGAACATTTACTTAATGTAGATCATGCAATACCTTTTTCAATATGGAAAAATAATGATTTATGGAACCTACTTCCTACTCATAAAGATATAAACCAAAAGAAAAAGGATAAGATACCTTCTCCAATGTTAATTACAAAAAGAGAGGAAATAATAAAATATTACTGGGAAATATTGGAAAAGGAATACAAAAATAAATTTAGAAAAGAAATAGTAACAGATTTAATAGGGTTTGAAAAAGTTAAAAATGAAAGTAATATAAAAGAAATTTTAGAAAATGGGATAATACAATTAAAATCAAAAGCAAAATATTTAATAGAAATTAGGGGGTATGAAGAATGGAACATATAGATTGTCCTTTTTGCAATCCATCAAAAGAAGATATAGTTATGAAAAATGAGCTTTGCTATGCAAGGTTTGACAAATATCCAGTAAGTAATGGACATCTTTTAATAATCCCTTTTAGACATTTTGATAATTATTTTGATGCAACAAAAGAAGAAAAAATAGCAATTATAAATCTAATTGACAATGCAAAAAATTTTTTAGATAATGAATATAAACCAGATGGCTATAATATAGGTGTGAATGTAGGATATACTTCAGGACAAACCATAATGCACGTTCATATTCATTTAATTCCAAGATATAAAGGAGATATTGAGAATCCAAGAGGCGGAGTTAGAGGAGTTATTCCTGAAAAAAGAATTTATTAGAAGCTGATG
Coding sequences:
- a CDS encoding HIT family protein, with protein sequence MEHIDCPFCNPSKEDIVMKNELCYARFDKYPVSNGHLLIIPFRHFDNYFDATKEEKIAIINLIDNAKNFLDNEYKPDGYNIGVNVGYTSGQTIMHVHIHLIPRYKGDIENPRGGVRGVIPEKRIY